Within the Salvia hispanica cultivar TCC Black 2014 chromosome 4, UniMelb_Shisp_WGS_1.0, whole genome shotgun sequence genome, the region GAATGAATCCCTCAGTTCTCGACATGGCAGTTTATCTGGTTCTTTGTTGCTCCCTAGAGAAAGAGGTTACCGAGCACGTGAAGAAGAGAATCTTAGAAGCTCGGTTTCAAATATGCCAGAGTACCTCGCGATTGGTCCTGCTTCAGATGCAATAAATATCTTTCGAAACCATATTGATGGGAGTTTTACTCCCGGAACATCAGCATCTTCCAGAAGTTATTCTGGTGGGCAGTTGCCTTCTGCTACACGGTTGGCTCATGGAAACCAGACACTACAAAATCCTCAAAGATCGATAGAATCTGCTCATAGGATTCCTTTCCCAAGCATTGAATCTGTTTCTGGGAACCAGAGAAGTCTAGTTGCACCTTTGCCTCAGGCCTCAGCATCATCCGGTGAGAGGGCAAGACTTAGTCAGGCAAGGCATCAGTCAGATCGAAGACAATCATCATTCTTGAGGGATGCACGAGGTGGTACTACTAATGGCCGTAATGTTTTAGCAGCTGTTGAGGGCAGACACAGACTGGTAAGCAGCCTTCTTTGAACTTCCTATTACATATTTTAGTGTTAACCCTGATTAAATGTATGTCATAGATTGTCAGCTTATGGAAACCTGTCTAAGGACAAGATGTTTTCAGGCACTTACTTTGTAAGCATATCTATTAATTAACCATTAATGAATACACTGTTGGCCTCAAGTTCCACTGTGAAAGAATctgtaatatttttgaaataccAGCTAATTAGCTCATAGACTTGGATCAGGAACTGTGATATTGAGATATGAACTTTCAACTTAAATTATTTGGTGATTGTTAACCTGTACTTGAACTGGTTTTGCTTTGGCAAAACTATTGAATATTTGGTACAAGAGTATAGTTATGATTAGTGGCTTGCTAGATATCTATCTAGTATCTACAAGGAACATACCCTCCATTCTTGTGATCAGTAAATTGCTTTcatattatttcttctccttttttaTAATGTGATTTTGGACCTTAACTATTGTGAGCTAGCTTAAATGTCTCTTCACGGTCGCAGTATGGTTATCTGCGTTAGAAGTTTCAAATCCTCtaatgtttgttttatttattctctagttaATAACTTAATATACTGATCGTTGAATGAAGtttatatatcattatatttgTTGGGATTGGGTGGGGACCGGAGACTTATGAATTAACTTTATGACCTTCAAATATCTTGGCTTCTATATAAGTTGGAGATTCAGAAGGTACTAGGCTTCCATTGAAGTTTATGATTAATGGATGGAGAGGACCTGGACTATGTTATCTACTCGTATAATGCCATCCCATAGTCAACTCTTCGATAACATTTTGCAAGGACGTCAACTTCTATCTTTGCTTGGAGAGTATACATATAAGAGGATTAGAGGAGAAAGAGTATAGCTGTTAGCGATGTGAAATTATCATCTAATTTTCGTTCTACCACCTATTTGattattgtttcttatttttttaacagaTTCGTCAGGTCTTGCATATGAGTTCGATGCGAAGGGGTGTTTCCTTGGGAGATGAGGTTTGTTCTATTTCTTACTTCACAGCCCATCCTTCCATTTACTCAATGAATGATTCTACCATAGGATGACGATTCTTTGCGAGTTAgaaccattttttttagttctgGAATTCAGTATCTTGCGACCAGTCTATActtgctattttattttattattctcttgATCTTATTTGGAGATGTGATCGCATCTAATTGACACATTACAGAATTCGCTCGCCTTTTTATTTCAGGACTATATGCTTATTGATCCTTCTGTCAATGAATTTGCTGAAAACATAGATATGAGGCTTGATGTTGACAATATGTCTTATGAggtgaattttttaatatcctGGATGTTCAAATTCTTAGTCttcaatcaacaaaatcaaatttggtgCATAATTATCACCAAATCTGTGTCGTGCAACAGGAATTACTCGCTCTGCAGGAGCAAATAGGCAATGTGAGTACTGGACTGAGTGAGAAAAAGATTCGAGACTCTTTGAAAAAGCGGAAGCATGGAGTAGTTAAAGCCTCGCAGGTGATGGAACCATGCTGCATCTGTCAGGTTAGAGCCATGTCTATAATCTCGAAACAACCCCCACAAAATCCGTAATattctttctattattttgtttgagtATTTCACCACAAATTAAGTTTGGAcctaaataatactacctccatccacgacaaataatctcattttgccatttttgggTGTGCACGGAAAATATGTGCAACACACATAAAACTGttatttttgtgaagaatCACGTATTATTCTGCTGTTAACTTCTTCTAAATGGCTAgcattattttttgtcattgaTCAGGAGGATTATGTTGCTGGAGATGATATTGGGATATTGGATTGCCAGCACGAGTTCCATACAAGTTGCATCAAGCAATGGTTGATACTGAAGAACATATGTCCAATCTGCAAAAACACGGCCTTGGGAACTTGAAAGGAGAGTACTTTTTTTCTAGATTGTCGGCCGATGAAGAACAGTCGAACCCGGGCCAGTATGCTTTATGAAACCCTTCACTTGGTGGCATTGCCCTGGAATGGAAGGGCGAGCGTTATCTATTACTGTTATTTGGTAGACGTTTTGATCTCaatttactaataattaaatatattgattaatgtGTTATTGAAGTGTTTTGAAGGCATAACAGTCAGATTAACCTTGCTAGCATTTGctgaaatttgttattttagccaattcattaaaaactaaatacaGATTTGATTATATGAACTGGGtgcaatttaaaatatttgtaaataaagGTAAAGTTTAGTCGAATTTATGCGTTTGTTTGCGCATGAAAGCGTTACGAATTCTGACTAcagttattttaatttcaagttgatagtttttttaaagagttattttattttaaatacacattttttaaatattttttaatattttacttctaactattatttttaaatctaaatacATGAACCTGGAGTTTTTCTATGGTTTCcccttaaattaattttctctaaattgaatatgataaaatttgaaacttgCTTACGCTTACATCTATCATTAAATTAGTTCCACCATTCTTTTGAATCCTTGAGTTTTAAAGTGCCTAAATCAATACAGTAGATTCTCATACTTGGGGGtttgataaaatagtactatatgcGGACATTTCTAATTATGTCATATCATATTTAAGCTTAATACAAAGCGTTACataagggcatccacaatgggacgctctaagcgacgccctatgcaccgccacgtcagcattttatccttctcatattccacctgcagtggagcggactatagcccgccctaagcgacgccctaagcatttttctattatttgaatatttaaatacttcaaaatttggaaaactaacttcatttcattaaaattcaaacattacaatacggaataaaaaaaaactacaatgCTGCCCTTGTAGCCGCTAgtaaattggcctctccaGGCCGTcgggcagttcttccactgccaGTGCATACAGTCGATGCTCCCTAGCATCCCAGGGAAGCCGTGCACCGTCTCGTGCATCCGCATCAGGCTCTGGCAATCGTCAGCAGTCGGGCGTCGCAAATATGTGTCGCCAAAAGCCTCCACAACTAACTTACAAAAAGTCTTGAGACATTCGCGGCCAGTTGTATCCCCGACgtgaaggtactcgtcgaacatatccgcTGTTgtgccgtaggccaactggcggatcgcaaccgtgcacttctGCAACGGCGTAAGTCCGGGTCTGCCGATCCCGTCTTCCCGATACTGGAAGTACTCATCACGTCCCTCCAACGTGTGCACAATGCGGAGAAAAAGATCTCGGCTCATTCTAAAACGTCGGTGAAAAACATTCGGGCCCCACCTTGGATTCTCGGCAAAATAATCTGCGAACAGACGTTCGTGCGCTACGTCGTGCTCGCGGGAGACAAACGTCCGACGTCGTATCGGGCGAGGGACCCGCGCCTCCGCCGCTGCCTGCTCCCGCTGCATTTGTGCCAAGCATTCCGCCTTGGCTTCATTAACGGCATCGAACAAGGCTCGAGTCAAGGCCCGTCTGCAGCCATCCGATGCACTCAAATCGTAGTcgtcgggattcatttttgagtcgatgagagagaataattgaagagaaattgaatagatgtgaaattggagtgtgtgaaatggtagTGAATAGTAgagtttaaataagaaaataattttgaaaaaattcaaaaaaaaattagaaacgCGTGCCCATCGTCCGCGtcgtccacagtggcggacgatgcgatgGACGATGGGTATCCTCCGTGCATCATCCGCGGACGATGGttaacccatcgtccgcgatgctgcagtggcggacgatgcatcgtccgccccattgcggatgccctaAGATAAGAACCCGCCTCAATCTTGCCAAAATTAtaactctaaccatgtttatgtaaccaccaatttgtcaagttaagccattgttatttaatactactatacaaatttaaataatttcttttctatcaaacaacacCGATAAAATCATATCTCtgcatatcttgacatgaaactcgtatttcttatcttgttttatatatcttctcatatcccacattttttatttattagacagcatgatataatatactagTTCAGTTACAACTATAAAGAGCTAATGCCGTTTAAACAAGACAAAGAGCCTAACGCTGTTTAAATCAGCACCATATTTGTATTCACAAAGAGTTAATGTCGTGCCGTTTAAATCAGCACCAATT harbors:
- the LOC125221257 gene encoding uncharacterized protein LOC125221257, yielding MNPDDYDLSASDGCRRALTRALFDAVNEAKAECLAQMQREQAAAEARVPRPIRRRTFVSREHDVAHERLFADYFAENPRWGPNVFHRRFRMSRDLFLRIVHTLEGRDEYFQYREDGIGRPGLTPLQKCTVAIRQLAYGTTADMFDEYLHVGDTTGRECLKTFCKLVVEAFGDTYLRRPTADDCQSLMRMHETVHGFPGMLGSIDCMHWQWKNCPTAWRGQFTSGYKGSIQMLARLI